A single Oncorhynchus tshawytscha isolate Ot180627B linkage group LG01, Otsh_v2.0, whole genome shotgun sequence DNA region contains:
- the LOC112254168 gene encoding gamma-crystallin M2-like, with the protein MTSTGMNMNSRITFYEDRNFQGRSYECSSDCPDMSSYLSRCQSCRVESGCFMVYDRSNYMGNQWFMKRGEYSDFQRMMGMTDIRSCRMIPMHRGSFRMRIYERENFGGQMHEMMDDCDSIMDRYRMNNCMSCNVMDGHWLMYEQPQYRGRMMYMRPGEYRNFNQMGMGMRFMSMRRINESCY; encoded by the exons ATGACCTCCACCGGCATGAACATGAACAGCAGA ATCACCTTCTACGAGGACAGGAACTTCCAGGGTCGTTCCTATGAGTGCAGCAGCGACTGCCCTGACATGTCCTCCTACCTGAGCCGCTGCCAGTCCTGCAGGGTTGAGAGCGGCTGCTTCATGGTGTACGACCGCTCCAACTACATGGGAAATCAGTGGTTCATGAAGAGGGGAGAGTATTCTGACTTCCAGCGCATGATGGGAATGACCGACATCAGGTCCTGCCGCATGATCCCCATG CACAGAGGATCTTTCAGGATGAGGATCTACGAGAGGGAGAACTTTGGAGGTCAGATGCACGAGATGATGGACGACTGTGACAGCATCATGGATCGTTACCGCATGAACAACTGCATGTCCTGCAACGTTATGGACGGCCACTGGCTCATGTATGAGCAGCCCCAGTACAGAGGCAGGATGATGTACATGAGGCCTGGAGAGTACAGAAACTTTAACCAGATGGGCATGGGCATGAGGTTCATGAGCATGAGACGTATCAACGAGTCATGTTACTAG